Proteins encoded by one window of Salvia splendens isolate huo1 chromosome 5, SspV2, whole genome shotgun sequence:
- the LOC121801806 gene encoding formate--tetrahydrofolate ligase — MGKTTRKLEVVSPVPADIDIANSIEPLHISEIAQDLNLSPLHYDLYGKYKAKVLLSALDEHGGNGDGYYVVVGGITPTPLGEGKSTTTVGLCQALGAFLDKKVVTCLRQPSQGPTFGIKGGAAGGGYSQVIPMDEFNLHMTGDIHAITASNNLLAAAIDTRIFHESSQSDKALFNRLCPPNKEGRRGFNDIMLRRLKKLGISKTVPEELTQEEVKKFARLDIDPESITWRRVMDVNDRFLRKITVGQGPEEKGMVRETGFDISVASEIMAVLALTTSLSDMRERLGKMVIGNSKAGDPITADDLGLGGALTVLMKDAINPTLMQTLEGTPVLVHAGPFANIAHGNSSIVADKIALKLVGPGGFVVTEAGFGADIGTEKFMNIKCRYSGLKPHCAIIVATIRALKMHGGGPAVVAGKPLDRAYVTENVALVEAGCVNLARHISNTKAYGVNVVVALNKFSTDSEAELNAVRSMALSAGAFDAVICTHHAHGGKGAVDLGIAVQKACENVTQPLKFLYPLDASIKEKIEAIAKSYGASGVEYSEQAEKQIEMYSKQGFSGLPICMAKTQYSFSDNASAKGAPSGFVLPIRDVRGSIGAGFIYPLVGTMSTMPGLPTRPCFYDIDLDTATGRVIGLS, encoded by the exons ATGGGAAAGACAACAAGGAAACTCGAAGTCGTCTCGCCGGTCCCGGCCGATATCGACATAGCCAACTCCATCGAGCCTCTTCACATCTCCGAGATCGCTCAGGATCTCAATCTCAGCCCGCTACATTACGATTTGTATGGAAAATACAAAGCTAAG GTGTTACTGTCGGCGCTGGATGAACATGGAGGAAATGGAGACGGTTATTATGTGGTTGTTGGGGGAATCACTCCAACGCCTCTGGGTGAAGGCAAGTCCACTACTACCGTTGGTCTCTGTCAGGCACTCGGAGCTTTTCTCGATAAAAAG GTGGTCACATGCCTACGTCAGCCCTCACAAGGACCAACATTTGGGATCAAAGGGGGTGCGGCGGGTGGAGGCTATAGCCAAGTGATTCCGATGGATGAATTCAATCTTCATATGACAGGGGACATCCATGCAATAACGGCTTCAAATAACCTTCTTGCTGCTGCCATTGATACTAGAATATTCCATGAATCGTCTCAATCTGATAAAGCTCTTTTTAACCGCTTATGTCCACCAAATAAAGAGGGGAGACGGGGCTTCAACGATATCATGCTTAGGCGGTTGAAAAAGCTAGGCATCTCAAAAACTGTGCCTGAAGAGCTTACGCAAGAAGAAGTTAAAAAGTTTGCCAGGCTTGATATAGATCCTGAATCCATTACATGGCGAAGAGTTATGGATGTGAACGACCGTTTCTTGAGGAAAATTACTGTTGGTCAGGGCCCTGAAGAGAAAGGTATGGTAAGAGAGACAGGGTTTGACATCTCAGTTGCTAGTGAAATTATGGCAGTCTTGGCTCTCACAACTTCCCTATCTGATATGAGGGAGAGGCTTGGTAAAATGGTAATTGGGAATAGCAAAGCTGGTGATCCCATCACTGCCGATGACCTTGGACTTGGAGGTGCTCTGACTGTGTTAATGAAAGATGCCATCAATCCTACACTTATGCAGACTCTGGAGGGTACCCCTGTCCTGGTTCATGCAGGTCCCTTTGCAAATATCGCCCATGGAAACTCATCGATTGTTGCAGATAAAATTgcccttaagcttgtggggccAGGCGGGTTTGTGGTTACAGAAGCAGGGTTTGGTGCTGATATAGGGACTGAGAAATTCATGAATATAAAGTGTAGGTACAGTGGTTTAAAGCCTCATTGTGCAATTATCGTAGCAACCATTAGGGCCCTCAAAATGCATGGTGGAGGGCCTGCAGTGGTAGCTGGAAAGCCACTTGACCGTGCTTATGTGACCGAGAATGTGGCTCTTGTTGAAGCTGGCTGTGTTAATTTAGCAAGACACATTTCGAACACAAAAGCTTATGGTGTTAATGTGGTGGTGGCTTTGAACAAGTTTTCAACTGACTCGGAGGCTGAACTCAATGCAGTCAGGAGTATGGCATTATCTGCTGGTGCTTTTGATGCGGTAATTTGTACACATCACGCCCATGGAGGGAAAGGAGCG GTTGACCTTGGAATTGCAGTTCAGAAAGCCTGCGAGAATGTTACACAACCTTTAAAATTCTTGTATCCTCTGGATGCGAGTATCAAGGAGAAAATAGAGGCGATAGCAAAGTCATATGGAGCTAGTGGTGTAGAGTACTCGGAGCAG GCAGAGAAACAGATCGAGATGTATAGCAAACAAGGATTCAGTGGATTGCCAATCTGCATGGCGAAGACCCAATATTCATTCTCAGACAATGCTTCAGCAAAGGGAGCTCCTAGCGGGTTCGTGCTACCAATCAGAGATGTGAGAGGAAGCATTGGAGCAGGCTTCATCTATCCTTTAGTCGGAACAATGAGTACAATGCCTGGCTTACCAACCAGGCCTTGCTTTTACGATATAGATCTCGATACCGCTACTGGAAGAGTAATCGGTCTA